DNA sequence from the Streptomyces sp. MST-110588 genome:
CCGCCGGGGCGTCGGCGATCCGGAGCTGGAGGAAGTCGGCCCCCGAGGTTATGGACCGGTCAGTGCATGCTCCTTTGGACCTGTTCACCAGGCCATTGTGGCAGCACGCTGATCACATGCACACAGCGATGTCCCCGTACGCCCTCCATGGAAGCCTCCGCGGAAGACCCGGCCGGTCCGCCGGGACCGGCCGCCCGGTGTCCGGCCGGTCAACTCCCGTGGCGTTCCCGCACGGCAGGCGGCCATGAGCGTCGAATTCCTGGTGACCACCCTGGTCATCGTCCTCACCCCCGGGACCGGCGTCATCTACACCATGGCGACGGCCCTTTCCCGAGGCGCCCGCGCCGGCGTCATCGCGGCCCTGGGCTGCACGCTCGGCAGCGTGCCGCACATGGTGGCGGCGGTCACGGGCCTGGCCGCACTGCTCAATGCGAGCACGGTGGCCTTCCAGTCCCTCAAATACCTGGGCGTCGCCTACCTCCTTTACATGGCGTGGAGCACCTTGAAGGACAAAGGAGCCCTCACCCCGGACGAGGAGAACGCCCCTCGCCCGGCGGCGAAGGTGATTGTCTCCGCCGTCCTGATGAACATCCTCAATCCCAAACTCACCCTCTTCTTCTTCGCCTTCCTGCCGCAATTCGTCGACACCGGCGACCCGCGCGCCTTCCCCCGGATGGTCGAACTGAGCCTGGTCTTCATGCTGTTCACCTTCCTGGTCTTCATCGGCTACGGCGTCTTCGCCGCCGCCGTCCGCCACCACATCACCTCCCGGCCGCACGTCATGCTCTGGATGCGCCGGATCTTCGCGGGTTCCTTCGTCGCCCTGAGCGCCAAACTGGCCTTCTTCTAGAGCCACACGCCACCGGCCCTGCGCCGCCCGTCACCCCGCCACTCGTCACCGTCCAGAAAAAGGCAGCCGAACATGTATTTCCGTCACTCGCCCGACATCTGGCAGGATTTCCCGGAACTCGTCCCCGGCGTCCTGTACGCCAAGGGAATCACCGGCGACGTCTCCGTCGGCCACCGGGCCGCCAAGTACAACGCCATAGCCGAATCCCGCCTCGGCATCGCCTCGGAAGGTGAACTGCCCGAGATCCAGGCCTGGCGCCGTACGTTCTCCCGTATGGGCCACAAGCCCACCCAATACCGCTGCGCCGCGGAATCACTGCTGCGCCGCTTCAAGAAGGAAGGCTCCCTGCCTTCGATCCACCCTCTCATCGACCTGTGCAACGCCATTTCCCTGGCGTACGCGATTCCGGTGGGCGTGTTCGACGTCTCGCGACTGTCCGGTTCCCTGGAAGTCGCCTACGCGACGGGCAAGGAGACCTACGAGACCCTCTCCGGACAGACGGAGCCCCCCGCTCCGGGCGAGGTCGTCTTCGTCGACGACGCCGGCCACGCCCACGCCCGCCGCTGGACCCACCGGCAAAGCGGCCGGTCGGCCGTCCGCGACACCACCACCGACGTACTGATCGTCGCCGAGGCGATGCACGACTCGGCCATCCCCGACATACAGAGCCTCATGGCGACGATCGCCGAGGAACTCGGCATCGTCTGGTCCGTTCCCACCGAATCCGCCGTCCTCGCCAGCCTGTCACCCCGCTTCGACTTCTGACCACGCATGACCGGGTGACGGATGGGTAGCGGCGGACATGACATGCCTCGGGCGGTGCGCGTACGGATTCCCGCGCACCGCCTGCCCGAACCGTCCGCAGAAGGAATGACGCGCCATGACCCCCACCGCCGGCCGGACCACGCTGGTGCCCATTTACGACAGCCTCGTCCAGGAGCACGGCGATGTGCCGGCCCGGGCCCGCCAGGTGGCGCGGGAGGTGGAACGCGAAGCCAGGCATCTGCTGGACTGGAGCGAACTGCATCCCATAGAGGCCGAAGAGCGCGAAAAGAGCCGGGAGGGAGCGGCGAGGAAGGAAAAACCGCAGAAGGCGGAAAAGACCGGGGCGGACGGTGACAGCGGCCGGGGAGACGCCAAGGACCGACCGGCCGTTTTCCACAGTTTCCGTCGGCCGGGGTAAGGCAGAAAAGCAGCGGCCGGGCTGCCGGCGCGCGTACGCCGGGCAGCCGGGCCGGTCGCGTTCGTACGCTGTATGACGGGTCGGGTTACAGTCGGTTCCGTGTCCGAGGATGACGTCGAGCCCGCCGTCCGCACCTTCCCGCCGTCGCCGTGGCGCCTGGGGGGACATGTACGTATCGGTCTGGTGCGTTCCCCGCGGCGCCCTGCCCGCGTGGCCGCTGCCGCGCGGCGTACGGCCCCTGATGCTGCGACGGCGCTGCGTCCTGCTCACCATCTGGGCCGACTACCAGCGCGGCGGGGTCCTGGAGTACCACGAGCTCCTGGTCGCTCTCGCCGTCCGGCACCGGTGGCGGATCGCCGCGACCGCCGTTTCGGTGTGGGTGGACAACCAACGGTCGAAAGCCGGCGGGCGGGCGCTGTGGGGCATCCCCAAGGAATGCGCGCGACTGGTTTTCCGTCACGATCAGGAGGGCGGCTTCCGCGCGGAGTTGACGGCGGACGCGGACACGCACGCGGGCCCGGGTACGAACAGGAGCCCGGGTACGAACGGGAGCCCGGGCAGGGCTCCCGGGGTACGCGTCCGGGGATCCTTCCGCGATGCCGTACGGCTGCCGGTGCGTCTGACTCTGCGCACCCGGCTGGTGCAGCGGGCCGGTACGGACACCCGTCACGTACCCCTGCGTCTGACGGGCACGGTGAGTTGGGGCCGTGGCCGGATTCTCGTCGCCGCACCGGCGGCCCGGCCGGCCGCCGCCCTCAACGGCCGTCGCCCGCTCCTCAGCGTGGCGGTCAGGGATTTCCGCTTCACCGTCGGCAGGGATGACGGGAAGGACGGTCACGGCGGCGGTGACAGGAGCCGTTCGGCATCTGCCCGGGGCGAGCGACGCGGCCGGTGAGACGGGGCGGGACGGACGGGAGGCCCGGATGCGCACGGGGCCTGGGATGCGGGCGGTGCGCGCTCGGCCGACGATGGGAGGACCGTGACCGGACGCGTCGCAAGGCGGCGCGGTGAAGGAAGGCGGCCATCCCGTGGACAGCAGGGCCGACGACGGTGGACGGGGGCCCATACGGCAGGGGCCCGGGCAGCGCCCGGACGGTACGGCATCCGGCCCCCTGGAGGCCGCTCGGCGGGCACTGGTATCACAGGGGGCGCATCTGATGCCTCCGGCCGCCGTGTCCTCGTGCCTGGGGACGGACGGGGACGGCTGGACCGGCTTCTCCGCCCACTGGGAGGAGCTGTCACCGGATGTGTACGCGGCCGGGCGCGGCACCCGCCGCCTGCGGCGGTACGGGCAGTTCGCCGTCGCGCCGGCCACCGGCGAGGTGAAACCGCTGCCGCACATCCCATTCGTACAGCCGTACGATACCAACCCGCTCTACGTCCAGATGGACCGGCATTTCGACCCGCTGACCGAGACCTTCGCGGCCGATCCGCTCCTGCTGGGCCTGCTCGGGTTCCTGGGGCAGGTGGCGTCCGCCCTGGACGGGGCGGCCGAGTGGAACGCCAAGGTCCATCCGTTCCGTGTCATCGCGTCGGCCGACGGGCAGGGTGAGCCGACCCCGGAAGGGCGGCACCGTGACGGCGTCACCCTGGTC
Encoded proteins:
- a CDS encoding LysE family translocator, whose protein sequence is MSVEFLVTTLVIVLTPGTGVIYTMATALSRGARAGVIAALGCTLGSVPHMVAAVTGLAALLNASTVAFQSLKYLGVAYLLYMAWSTLKDKGALTPDEENAPRPAAKVIVSAVLMNILNPKLTLFFFAFLPQFVDTGDPRAFPRMVELSLVFMLFTFLVFIGYGVFAAAVRHHITSRPHVMLWMRRIFAGSFVALSAKLAFF
- a CDS encoding phenylalanine--tRNA ligase beta subunit-related protein, translated to MYFRHSPDIWQDFPELVPGVLYAKGITGDVSVGHRAAKYNAIAESRLGIASEGELPEIQAWRRTFSRMGHKPTQYRCAAESLLRRFKKEGSLPSIHPLIDLCNAISLAYAIPVGVFDVSRLSGSLEVAYATGKETYETLSGQTEPPAPGEVVFVDDAGHAHARRWTHRQSGRSAVRDTTTDVLIVAEAMHDSAIPDIQSLMATIAEELGIVWSVPTESAVLASLSPRFDF
- a CDS encoding acetoacetate decarboxylase family protein, which encodes MYVSVWCVPRGALPAWPLPRGVRPLMLRRRCVLLTIWADYQRGGVLEYHELLVALAVRHRWRIAATAVSVWVDNQRSKAGGRALWGIPKECARLVFRHDQEGGFRAELTADADTHAGPGTNRSPGTNGSPGRAPGVRVRGSFRDAVRLPVRLTLRTRLVQRAGTDTRHVPLRLTGTVSWGRGRILVAAPAARPAAALNGRRPLLSVAVRDFRFTVGRDDGKDGHGGGDRSRSASARGERRGR
- a CDS encoding 2OG-Fe dioxygenase family protein translates to MPPAAVSSCLGTDGDGWTGFSAHWEELSPDVYAAGRGTRRLRRYGQFAVAPATGEVKPLPHIPFVQPYDTNPLYVQMDRHFDPLTETFAADPLLLGLLGFLGQVASALDGAAEWNAKVHPFRVIASADGQGEPTPEGRHRDGVTLVSSLMIGRRNAVGGESSVYDLDERPLMATTLDEPGTLLLGDDRRTLHAVSPIRPLDPAGPAYRDVLVVTLTAPEPAPQAPTTAAA